The following is a genomic window from Strongyloides ratti genome assembly S_ratti_ED321, chromosome : 1.
AAgcatttatataatataattatttttaaaaataaatatattttttaaaaaatcaaactATTTAATTCacttaatttaataatattttttaattttttagtcCAACAATGCCAATAACAACACATTTTGATGCAAATCCATATGCTGCACCAGTATATCCAAGAAAAGGATCAGTATCCTCAATATACTCATCACAATCACCATATAATTTAacttctaataatttttatggaAATACTCAACAATTATCAATTTATCCACCACAAAATTTACCAGGTCTTATTGAAGTTAATgatcaatataaaaatgatgatttatttttatcattattaataactaATTCAACAATTCAATTAATTAACTTCCGTCCTGGTCCAGCATTCATTCTTTATATGTCATTGAGACATCGATCTTGTACATTATATAGACCATCTATTCAAATGGATGTTAGAAATGGACTTActcaacaatattttaatatgatatGTAAAAAGATAACACATGTTGTTTATTCAAGTCCTTCAAATGTTGATAGTTTAGCATTTTGGTTAACTGTTTCTTctgaattattatttataattcaaTCAGATATTCATCTTAATTCAATATTATCACAATTAGgagataatttatttaatcttGTTGAGAAAtgtttttcattattaaatgatgCATGTCATGTACAATTATCACATACAAtgtattcatttttaaatggaACAATTGATGATGTAATTGCAAGTAATGAAACAATATctgtttttgaaaatataatgagTCAACTTCGAAGAAATCGTACAAATGCAGCTTTAcaaattcaaatattttcacaattatttcattatgttaatatgtatatatttaattggaTGGTTGGAACAGAAGAAGGTGCCCGTCACCTAACATTATCCTGGGCtatacatttaaaagaacgattatatcatatttataaatggGCTGAAAATCATGGATTAGAATTGGCTGTTGAATGTCATATGGATAGAATTCAACAAGctgttaatttattaactaCACCTAAAACAGTTGATCAAGTAGCTGTACTTGGTGCTACttgttataaattaaattcacGACAAgttgaatatttattaacaagATATATTAGTGATATATCTGAGACACCAGTTACAGAAAGTATTGTTAATgattgtataaaattatcacAAAGTCAAGCTGATGAATCAGCAAGAGAAGAGGGTTTGTCTGTTGAATTGTTAGAGGAAAGAAGGTTAAATGTTCCTTTTATGTTTCCTCAAGAAGGATATGTAATACAACTTCAAAAAGGTATTCCATCTTATTTAATGGAATTAATAGACTACTTAGAACAACAAGGTGTATGTCGATTTATTCCACTTGGTAATATTAATGGTTCATGGACTGTtcatatgaaaaattatgttCATAATTCAGAGACATTATCTCAAGCTTCTACAGAATTTGCATCATCATCAAGACATCATATTAATATTCCTCATAATCAATCACTTTCTATACCTAATactaattataataacatgAAATTACAAATTGTATCAAtatcattttctaaaattaacaATGGAATTGGTCTTTCAATTGTAGCAGCACaagtaagtttatttttaaaatatatatatattattcatatttataacatttaatcagatatttaattaatatcttgtttaaatctttttctgATTGCGCATTTAACATATACAATCAATTGTGAGTAATTTAATCAAATATAGTTTAAAATCGTAAAATGTTAATTGTTCAATTGAACAAGATTATTGTTTATATCTAATAATCATAGTAAACTTTTCATTGAGTACTACACTTTTACAATAGTAATTGTATTATAATTGTATATTAActatttatctaaaatattattctttttttttttaaaatgatgagtaataatattataaataaaaaacacCTACCTACATATGatgaatttataaataaaaagaataaacaattaaaaagttataaagaAAGTCTAGATATAACAACATTTGAAgattatatttcatttactgataatttatataattcaaAAATGACAAATACTTATCAATACTATTTCCTTAATGGCAaggtaatttttaatatattaagataatttatttaatatataaatttactataattaacaataaaatgaCCTCACTATTtgcctttttttttaatataaaattacttttaataaaacctATTAAGATagtaatagtaataatttttcgaTTATCATCAAAACCTTTATTAtcttaaatttattgaagcgtactaaaagtattattataataccatttaaagaaaattagttttaacatttattataattaatagttaaagtaaataaatttatttgttattcagaaaattttaataaaaaaagaaattaaaatttttaaaaacatatttttaatgtatttttatattattcagagtacagaaaataaaaatgtaggaatttatgttaaaaaagtatttgaaGGTGGTGCTGCTCATAAAGtaagttataaatttatatgttttgtaatatgatataacatttatttaggATGGTAGAATAGAAACAGGTGatcaattattatcattaaatgaaCATTCATTAATTGGTATATCACAGGAGGCTGCCGCTGACATTATGGCTAAATGTGGTCCtcaattacattttaaagtAGGAAAAAATGCTGCTTATTGTAATGGTTTATCATCTTGGTTTTCTAAAGATACTGAAAacaatgaaaaagaaataaaatatcagcaaagaaatataaataatcagACTCCTTTATATAATGGAACTAATTATAATTCAAATTTAAGTGTTAACAATTATTCTATTTATAGACCAAGAACTACtgtaagtttatttattttaaaaaaatcttttgatataaacaatatttttttttaagagtGAATCATCAATGCAAAGtaattttactaataatCTATCAAAACAAACACATCATTTACCATCACATTACCGTACATCAAATCGTCCACCTATTATTCAACCTGGACGACCatcaaattataataatacttcTAATATATCTAGTTCATCAATAGGATATCCAATACATCATAATGATTATACCTCGATGAACcaagtttttaataaaaacatgaTTCCTTCAAGTGTGCGAATAAGATCTTCAAGTGTTATACCCTTTGGACAAGAAAATTCAAGTACAACATCAATAATACCATCACGACATCCAATAAATATTAGTACTAATAATCAaggaaataatttaatgattaaaaGGGAATATCTAAATAGTGGTAGAAGATCAGCACCATTATTTGGTGAGGAATTATCACCAAAAGAATTAcgtgaaaaattaaatgatgaaTTAGATATGTTAGAGGCAAAAGGTGATAAAATGACAGATTATGATCGTTTAAGGTATCGTGAAATTGTCCAACAACTAGGAAATATTAGTACAAGTccacaaaaaaatttaaataatacaaatggTTTAGGTGTACGTTACCGTCAAAATCATATTCATCAACCACCACCACCATTTTTATCAGAAATGACATCAAAATTTGAGCAAAAAAGGCAAAGTCAAAGTTCTTCTATGAGTGGTAGTAGTAGTAATCATAATCATTATAGAAATGGTGTTGAAAGTATAATAGATACTGTTGTAGCagatgtaaaaaaaataaatttagtgGTTGAAGAAAATCAATCTAAAGAgagtaattttaataatcgTTCAAATTTTGATAACGATGTAAAATTGTCTAATTCACttaatatatctaaaaattgtaatagtCAACAAGTAGAACAACTATCTCCAAATAGTcaagaagaaaataaaaatcctcttcaaaataatgttatagaaaaaaacaaAGATGACTTAAAGATGAATGAACAAAATGAGGATGAAACAGATGAACCAAGAGTACAAATAATAggaaataatgaaatttataatgatCCAAGAATACGACGCCTAAATGAAATTCAATCACGTTCCAATAGAACCAATGTTGATGGAAGTAATCTtgattttaaagataaaatgaaaatgtttGCTGCATCATTAGGTGAAGAAACACCAAAAGCAAGGATTTCTACCAGTTCAGCTCAACGTGAAATTGAACATAGTTTagagaaataatttaaatattaaaaaaaaaacaggtACTATTCAAATTCGGTAGGaccatcttttttttttgacaaaaatatgtaaataaattgttgCTTATTAACTTCTATGATTTCAATgtcaatattttaattatttattcagATTTTTGctaatagtatttttaatggatttaaaatttttctaaataaatttttgtctatttttaatatattaattataatattttttaactttaaaaaaagaatagtttttaaaataaataaaaaataatttttcacgatagaaattttaaaatatcaaaaatattagtatagcaaaaagaaaaataattttaaaatataacttatCCATAAGTTTATTGTAAGGAGgcaaaattaaagaaataaaaaatattttgaaaaaaattaataacacttctaaaaataaaggtTAAACTTCATAGTATTCAATTTGAAGAGGATAAATAATGATGGAAATTTTTATCTACAAATACTACAAGATGAAAGACCTATTTAATTTCCTAACATTCAGATTGAAAAAAAAGGGTGGTACCAACAAAAAAAGTAACCCTACCATAAAACAATCTAAAAAGAACCAACTTTATACacaattatttaaactatcattgtatatataatatttatatttccatttttgaaaataattaaagttaaaatttttaacaataaattgtatatttcaatatttttacaacaatAAATTGTATTTACAGCTGTCATTTCCAATATCAAAAAAACAATATGgaatgaaaatataataaaataaaatattatacaaaaataatacaattaaattaaattattgttaattacgaataaaatatatccttttaaatatttattttatgttatactttaatagcataatagtattaattttttaaagtgaTAAAAAACATATCTGAAAAAACtctttgtaaaataaaaatcaaatagtTTCAAAGAAAATGACATTTGTTTTTTAGAATGCAAATGATTATGTTACAAAGCACCATCAGACGAGATGATCAGGTT
Proteins encoded in this region:
- a CDS encoding Afadin: MYDSIDSKSPVESSFLEENFEAKRKYLIELIENWNENRLELFAISMPEDDSLEIYGAMRFYFRDTGEKVFSKCIRVSSTATTETVIEALVEKFRPDMKMLTTPEYSLWEAHENGNERRLGSEEKPLLVQLNWHKDDKDGRFILKNDNEPEKINRNTGRFSKRLKNELKKRSKSIDNVKGSNSKLFEEPKTVTEEVFSDASSNPFNRTISNPEVVMKKRREQKLENKLKEIMGNNGGSLKIYGHNINPFKNYVSILVSIYDRASKILIEALQKYGIENEDPTNFVLTQKIMPHNSVNRMSKSNSDLREEETEDAVMFNERVLDGDECPLLNLLNHKEKKHDNRTSNEEIIFTLRRRPPPSKMPPQIVMATQQTTPSPIYQHLNKHSMINFTTSQYQQPLGVSPTNSVTSSSSQMYGGNIQKSICKRPALVPINHLTGKENHDSVILIQPNVTIIGSNPDLAQPQNQAILLTGQNVIPRHCLISFSDGGVSITPLDGRGIVEVNERQIISTTLLKDGFTIKIGNVNGFKFYSNYNQNTYFLNNNLLGSHQIQSTSPSINDPTMPITTHFDANPYAAPVYPRKGSVSSIYSSQSPYNLTSNNFYGNTQQLSIYPPQNLPGLIEVNDQYKNDDLFLSLLITNSTIQLINFRPGPAFILYMSLRHRSCTLYRPSIQMDVRNGLTQQYFNMICKKITHVVYSSPSNVDSLAFWLTVSSELLFIIQSDIHLNSILSQLGDNLFNLVEKCFSLLNDACHVQLSHTMYSFLNGTIDDVIASNETISVFENIMSQLRRNRTNAALQIQIFSQLFHYVNMYIFNWMVGTEEGARHLTLSWAIHLKERLYHIYKWAENHGLELAVECHMDRIQQAVNLLTTPKTVDQVAVLGATCYKLNSRQVEYLLTRYISDISETPVTESIVNDCIKLSQSQADESAREEGLSVELLEERRLNVPFMFPQEGYVIQLQKGIPSYLMELIDYLEQQGVCRFIPLGNINGSWTVHMKNYVHNSETLSQASTEFASSSRHHINIPHNQSLSIPNTNYNNMKLQIVSISFSKINNGIGLSIVAAQSTENKNVGIYVKKVFEGGAAHKDGRIETGDQLLSLNEHSLIGISQEAAADIMAKCGPQLHFKVGKNAAYCNGLSSWFSKDTENNEKEIKYQQRNINNQTPLYNGTNYNSNLSVNNYSIYRPRTTSESSMQSNFTNNLSKQTHHLPSHYRTSNRPPIIQPGRPSNYNNTSNISSSSIGYPIHHNDYTSMNQVFNKNMIPSSVRIRSSSVIPFGQENSSTTSIIPSRHPINISTNNQGNNLMIKREYLNSGRRSAPLFGEELSPKELREKLNDELDMLEAKGDKMTDYDRLRYREIVQQLGNISTSPQKNLNNTNGLGVRYRQNHIHQPPPPFLSEMTSKFEQKRQSQSSSMSGSSSNHNHYRNGVESIIDTVVADVKKINLVVEENQSKESNFNNRSNFDNDVKLSNSLNISKNCNSQQVEQLSPNSQEENKNPLQNNVIEKNKDDLKMNEQNEDETDEPRVQIIGNNEIYNDPRIRRLNEIQSRSNRTNVDGSNLDFKDKMKMFAASLGEETPKARISTSSAQREIEHSLEK